In a genomic window of Mycolicibacillus parakoreensis:
- the menD gene encoding 2-succinyl-5-enolpyruvyl-6-hydroxy-3-cyclohexene-1-carboxylic-acid synthase — MSNPSTIQARVVVDELIRGGVRDVVLCPGSRNAPLAFALADADRAGRIRLHVRIDERTAGYLAIGLAVGAGAPVCVTMTSGTAVANLGPAVVEANYARVPLIVLSANRPYELLGTGANQTMEQLGYFGTQVRATINLGLAEDAPERTAELNGTWRSATCRVLAAATGSRSANAGPVHFDIPLREPLVPAHEPDGERGAHPRGRPDGAPWTASPPVVFDQPLAIDVGVDTVVIAGHGAGPHPELAGLPTVAEPTSFAGRVPPTALHPLALPLLRPQQVIMLGRPTLHRPVSALLADPQVAVYALTTGPRWPDVSGNSQATGTRAVLTGTPNPAWLRRCAEVHRAALAAVHEQLAAHPLTTGLHVAAAVAAALRPGDQLVLGASNPVRDAALVGLATPDVTVRSNRGVAGIDGTVSTAIGAALAHERDGAGGRTIALIGDLTFVHDSSGLLIGPTEPTPQRLTIVVANDNGGGIFELLEQGDPRFADVSSRIFGTPHDVDIGALCRAHHVQSRQVEVGELAGALAEPGAGMRVLEVKADRSSLRMLHAAIKAAL; from the coding sequence GTGAGCAACCCCTCGACGATCCAGGCGCGTGTCGTCGTCGACGAGCTGATCCGCGGCGGCGTGCGCGACGTCGTGCTCTGCCCGGGCTCACGCAACGCGCCGCTGGCGTTCGCGCTGGCCGACGCCGACCGCGCGGGGCGGATCCGGCTGCACGTGCGCATCGATGAACGCACCGCCGGCTACCTGGCGATCGGGCTGGCGGTCGGTGCCGGGGCCCCGGTGTGCGTGACGATGACCTCGGGAACCGCGGTGGCCAACCTGGGCCCGGCGGTGGTGGAGGCCAACTACGCGCGGGTGCCGCTGATCGTGCTCTCGGCCAACCGGCCCTACGAACTGTTGGGCACCGGCGCCAACCAGACCATGGAACAACTCGGCTACTTCGGCACCCAGGTGCGCGCCACCATCAACCTGGGGCTGGCCGAGGACGCACCGGAGCGGACGGCCGAACTCAACGGCACCTGGCGCTCGGCCACCTGCCGGGTGTTGGCCGCGGCCACCGGTTCGCGCAGCGCCAACGCCGGTCCGGTGCACTTCGATATCCCGTTGCGCGAGCCGCTGGTGCCCGCCCACGAACCCGACGGTGAGCGCGGGGCGCATCCGCGGGGCCGGCCCGACGGCGCGCCGTGGACCGCCTCCCCGCCGGTGGTCTTCGACCAGCCGTTGGCAATCGACGTCGGCGTCGACACCGTCGTCATCGCCGGGCACGGGGCCGGACCCCACCCGGAGCTGGCCGGGTTGCCGACGGTGGCCGAACCGACGTCGTTCGCCGGGCGGGTCCCGCCGACCGCGCTGCACCCGCTGGCGCTGCCGCTGCTGCGCCCGCAGCAGGTGATCATGCTGGGCCGGCCCACCCTGCACCGCCCGGTCTCGGCGCTGCTGGCCGACCCGCAGGTCGCGGTGTACGCGCTGACCACCGGTCCGCGCTGGCCGGACGTGTCGGGCAACTCGCAGGCCACCGGCACCCGCGCGGTGCTCACCGGCACCCCGAACCCGGCCTGGCTGCGCCGCTGCGCCGAGGTGCACCGCGCCGCGCTCGCCGCGGTGCACGAGCAGTTGGCCGCGCACCCGCTGACCACCGGACTGCATGTGGCCGCGGCGGTCGCCGCGGCGCTGCGCCCCGGCGACCAGCTGGTGCTCGGGGCGTCCAACCCGGTGCGCGACGCCGCGCTGGTCGGGTTGGCCACCCCCGACGTCACGGTGCGCTCCAACCGCGGGGTGGCCGGCATCGACGGCACCGTGTCCACCGCGATCGGCGCGGCGCTGGCCCACGAACGCGACGGCGCCGGCGGGCGCACCATCGCCCTCATCGGGGACCTGACGTTCGTGCACGACAGCTCCGGGCTTTTGATCGGGCCGACCGAGCCCACCCCGCAGCGGTTGACGATCGTGGTCGCCAACGACAACGGCGGCGGCATCTTCGAGCTGCTCGAACAGGGCGACCCCCGCTTCGCCGACGTCTCCTCGCGGATCTTCGGCACCCCGCACGACGTCGACATCGGGGCACTGTGCCGCGCCCACCACGTGCAATCCCGTCAGGTGGAGGTCGGTGAGCTGGCCGGCGCACTGGCCGAACCGGGCGCCGGCATGCGGGTGCTGGAGGTCAAAGCCGACCGCTCTTCGCTGCGCATGCTGCACGCCGCGATCAAGGCCGCGTTATGA
- a CDS encoding glycosyltransferase, which produces MRVAIVTDRFLPTRDPVTAAVLHLVDELRDADHEILLIAPDTPRGAPPADRVYEGIRVHRVPALRRAGRAPTGLPWPRLRRVLRGFGPDVVHLIGPGLLGYGGLRAARRLRVPVVAVEYGDRAGPAACHLYRRATRTLTVGQTGLNDLVAHRIPRLHYWPAGRVGTGAGGELVEHYRQACATPRRRGVAHPVASLR; this is translated from the coding sequence ATGCGTGTTGCGATCGTCACCGACCGGTTCCTGCCGACCCGCGACCCGGTCACCGCTGCGGTGTTGCACCTGGTCGACGAGTTGCGTGACGCCGATCACGAGATCTTGCTCATCGCTCCGGACACCCCGCGCGGCGCGCCGCCCGCCGACCGGGTCTACGAGGGGATCCGGGTGCATCGGGTTCCCGCGCTGCGGCGGGCGGGGCGGGCCCCGACCGGCCTGCCGTGGCCGCGGCTGCGCCGGGTGCTGCGCGGCTTCGGCCCCGACGTGGTGCACCTGATCGGCCCGGGCCTGCTCGGCTACGGCGGGCTGCGGGCGGCCCGCCGGCTGCGGGTGCCGGTGGTGGCCGTCGAGTACGGCGATCGGGCGGGACCGGCGGCGTGCCACCTGTACCGCCGGGCCACCCGCACCCTGACCGTCGGACAGACCGGGCTCAACGATCTTGTCGCCCATCGGATTCCGCGGTTGCACTACTGGCCGGCGGGCCGCGTCGGAACCGGCGCCGGCGGCGAGCTCGTCGAGCACTACCGGCAGGCCTGCGCCACGCCGCGGCGCCGCGGGGTGGCCCACCCGGTAGCGTCTCTGCGGTGA
- a CDS encoding demethylmenaquinone methyltransferase, with protein MSRATLHKDPHEVASMFDGVARRYDLTNTVMSLGRDRFWRRATRAALGSDAGDTVLDLAAGTAVSTVELAKSGARCVAADFSVGMLAAGARRAVPKIAGDATRLPFADGVFDAVTISFGLRNVVDYPLALREMARVTRPGGRLVVCEFSTPTSALFATVYKEYLMRALPAMADAVSSNPDAYRYLAESIRDWPDQEALARRIGANGWTRVRWRNLTGGIVALHAADKP; from the coding sequence GTGAGCCGAGCCACCCTGCACAAAGACCCCCACGAGGTGGCGTCGATGTTCGACGGGGTGGCGCGCCGCTACGACCTGACCAACACCGTGATGTCGTTGGGTCGCGACCGCTTTTGGCGTCGCGCCACCCGCGCGGCCCTGGGCAGCGACGCCGGCGACACCGTGCTGGATCTGGCGGCCGGCACCGCGGTGTCCACCGTGGAGCTGGCCAAGTCCGGCGCCCGGTGTGTGGCCGCGGACTTCTCGGTGGGGATGCTGGCGGCCGGGGCGCGCCGGGCGGTGCCCAAAATCGCCGGCGACGCCACCCGGCTGCCGTTCGCCGACGGGGTGTTCGACGCGGTCACGATCAGCTTCGGGTTGCGCAACGTCGTCGACTACCCGCTGGCGCTGCGCGAGATGGCCCGGGTGACCCGGCCCGGCGGGCGGCTGGTGGTCTGCGAGTTCTCCACGCCCACCAGTGCGCTGTTCGCCACCGTGTACAAGGAGTACCTGATGCGGGCGCTGCCGGCGATGGCCGACGCGGTCTCCAGCAACCCCGACGCCTACCGGTATCTGGCCGAGTCGATCCGGGACTGGCCCGACCAAGAGGCGCTGGCCCGCCGCATCGGCGCCAACGGCTGGACGCGGGTGCGCTGGCGCAACCTCACCGGCGGCATCGTCGCCCTGCACGCCGCCGACAAACCCTGA
- a CDS encoding DUF3592 domain-containing protein: protein MNLDRFDPVVTRAKNLGRQLIHGRGADAPDSWGRRVLRWSRITVLIVAGLVTLQSALLVAGAWRNDLTIDHNMGVAQAEVLNAGPRRSTIEFVTPDRVTYRPELGVLYPSELATGMRIYVEYDKADPDLVRVQHRSAVLAIIPAGSVAVVGWLVAAVLLALLAWVEVRVDRYDAKRESSQPGP from the coding sequence ATGAACCTCGACCGTTTCGACCCCGTCGTGACCCGCGCGAAAAACCTGGGGCGGCAGCTGATCCACGGCCGCGGCGCCGACGCCCCGGACAGCTGGGGCCGCCGGGTGCTGCGCTGGTCGCGGATCACGGTGCTGATCGTGGCCGGGCTGGTCACCTTGCAGTCGGCGCTGCTGGTCGCCGGCGCCTGGCGCAACGACCTGACGATCGACCACAACATGGGTGTGGCGCAGGCCGAGGTGCTCAACGCCGGGCCGCGCCGGTCGACCATCGAGTTCGTCACCCCCGACCGGGTCACCTACCGGCCGGAGCTGGGGGTGCTCTATCCCTCCGAATTAGCCACCGGCATGCGGATTTACGTCGAATACGACAAAGCCGACCCCGACCTGGTGCGGGTGCAGCACCGCAGCGCGGTGCTGGCGATCATCCCGGCCGGGTCGGTCGCCGTGGTCGGCTGGCTGGTGGCCGCCGTCCTGCTGGCGTTACTGGCGTGGGTGGAGGTACGGGTGGACCGCTACGACGCGAAAAGGGAGTCGAGCCAGCCGGGGCCTTGA
- a CDS encoding o-succinylbenzoate synthase, with protein MLPALDDLLERVHVVALPMRVRFRGITTRELAVIDGPAGWGEFGAFLEYDDGEAASWLAAGLQSAYRGPPPPRRFHIAINATVPAVPAARVPAVLARFPGARTAKVKVAEPGQTLADDVARVEAVRAQVPAVRVDANGAWTVPQAVAAARALTATGALEYLEQPCATVAELAELRRRVAVPVAADESIRKAADPLAVVRARAADVAVLKVAPLGGAAALLGIAAQIAIPVVVSSALDSAVGIAAALAAAAALPRLDHACGLGTGGLFVEDVAEPAVPVDGALPVRAVTPDPARLAALAAPAARRQWWIERIRRCHDVLATRAR; from the coding sequence ATGCTGCCCGCCCTCGACGACCTGCTGGAGCGGGTGCACGTGGTGGCCCTGCCGATGCGGGTGCGGTTTCGGGGCATCACCACCCGCGAGCTCGCCGTGATCGACGGCCCGGCCGGCTGGGGCGAATTCGGCGCCTTCCTCGAATACGACGACGGCGAGGCGGCGTCGTGGCTGGCTGCCGGGCTGCAGTCGGCCTACCGGGGCCCACCGCCGCCGCGGCGCTTCCACATCGCGATCAACGCCACCGTCCCGGCGGTGCCGGCCGCGCGGGTGCCCGCGGTGCTCGCGCGGTTCCCCGGGGCTCGCACCGCCAAGGTGAAGGTCGCCGAGCCCGGCCAGACCCTCGCCGACGACGTGGCCCGCGTGGAGGCGGTGCGCGCGCAGGTCCCGGCGGTGCGGGTCGACGCCAACGGCGCCTGGACGGTGCCGCAGGCGGTCGCGGCGGCGCGGGCGCTGACCGCCACCGGCGCGCTGGAGTACCTGGAGCAACCCTGCGCGACGGTCGCCGAGTTGGCCGAGCTGCGCCGGCGGGTGGCGGTGCCGGTGGCCGCCGACGAGAGCATCCGCAAAGCCGCCGACCCGCTGGCGGTGGTGCGCGCCCGCGCCGCCGACGTGGCGGTGCTCAAGGTCGCCCCCCTCGGCGGGGCCGCGGCCCTGCTGGGCATCGCCGCGCAGATCGCCATCCCGGTGGTGGTCTCCAGCGCCTTGGACTCGGCGGTCGGGATCGCGGCGGCGTTGGCGGCCGCCGCCGCCCTGCCGCGGCTCGACCACGCCTGCGGGCTGGGCACCGGCGGGCTGTTCGTCGAGGACGTCGCCGAGCCCGCCGTCCCGGTCGACGGCGCGCTGCCGGTGCGTGCGGTCACCCCCGACCCGGCGCGGCTGGCCGCGCTGGCCGCCCCGGCGGCGCGCCGGCAGTGGTGGATCGAGCGGATCCGGCGCTGCCACGACGTTTTGGCGACGCGAGCGCGGTGA
- a CDS encoding 1,4-dihydroxy-2-naphthoyl-CoA synthase encodes MSDTPFDPALWEPVAGFTDLTDITYHRHVVDGAPQPTVRVAFDRPEVRNAFRPHTVDELYRALDHARMSADVGVVLLTGNGPSAKDGGWAFCSGGDQRIRGRTGYRYAAGETADTVDAARAGRLHILEVQRLIRFMPKPVIALVNGWAAGGGHSLHVVCDLTLASREHARFKQTDADVGSFDGGYGSAYLARQVGQKFAREIFFLGRAYSAEQMHHMGAVNAVIDHGELERVALEWAGEINAKSPQAQRMLKFAFNLLDDGLVGQQLFAGEATRLAYMTDEAVEGRDAFLEKRDPDWSAFPRYF; translated from the coding sequence GTGAGCGACACCCCCTTTGACCCCGCCCTCTGGGAGCCGGTGGCCGGGTTCACCGACCTGACCGACATCACCTATCACCGCCATGTCGTCGACGGCGCGCCGCAGCCGACGGTGCGGGTGGCCTTCGACCGCCCCGAGGTGCGCAACGCGTTCCGCCCGCACACCGTCGACGAGCTCTACCGCGCACTCGATCACGCCCGGATGTCCGCCGATGTCGGGGTGGTGTTGCTCACCGGCAACGGCCCCTCGGCCAAGGACGGCGGCTGGGCGTTCTGCTCCGGCGGCGACCAGCGCATCCGCGGCCGCACCGGCTACCGCTACGCCGCCGGGGAGACCGCCGACACCGTCGATGCCGCCCGCGCCGGCCGGCTGCACATCCTGGAGGTGCAGCGGCTGATCCGGTTCATGCCCAAACCGGTGATCGCCCTGGTCAACGGCTGGGCGGCCGGCGGGGGCCACAGCCTGCACGTGGTCTGCGACCTGACGCTGGCCAGCCGCGAGCACGCCCGGTTCAAACAGACCGACGCCGATGTGGGCAGCTTCGACGGCGGCTACGGCAGCGCCTACCTGGCGCGGCAGGTGGGCCAGAAGTTCGCCCGCGAGATCTTCTTTTTAGGCCGGGCCTACAGCGCCGAGCAGATGCACCACATGGGCGCGGTCAACGCGGTCATCGACCACGGCGAGCTGGAGCGCGTGGCGTTGGAGTGGGCCGGCGAGATCAACGCGAAATCCCCGCAGGCGCAGCGCATGCTGAAGTTCGCGTTCAACCTGCTCGATGACGGCCTGGTCGGCCAGCAGCTCTTCGCCGGGGAGGCCACCCGGCTGGCCTACATGACCGACGAGGCCGTCGAGGGCCGGGATGCGTTTTTGGAGAAACGCGACCCCGATTGGAGCGCGTTCCCGCGCTACTTCTGA
- a CDS encoding DsbA family protein has product MRHLWAAIAVALSGVFAIAAPAHADTAPATVLGADGFSVIVGAPDAPVQLEIFCEPQCPICARFEDASGDALSQRLAGGDLAITYRWVTFLDDKRHNDTSARIANTLLLAADPGTSAPSYQGFVTEMYREQNGSADPPSATQLATMAARNGVSGLAIARIAIDLPAVDTAVMNSTNMTRLEQVNPENPGTPAVYDLNTNEVVDAQGPGWLDSLFAS; this is encoded by the coding sequence ATGCGGCACCTGTGGGCGGCGATCGCGGTCGCGCTGAGCGGTGTGTTCGCCATCGCCGCACCGGCGCACGCCGACACCGCACCGGCCACGGTGCTCGGCGCCGACGGTTTCAGTGTGATCGTCGGCGCCCCCGACGCGCCGGTGCAGCTGGAGATCTTCTGCGAACCGCAGTGCCCGATCTGCGCGCGGTTCGAGGACGCCTCCGGCGACGCGCTCTCCCAGCGGCTGGCCGGCGGCGACCTGGCGATCACCTACCGGTGGGTGACCTTCCTCGACGACAAGCGGCACAACGACACCTCCGCGCGGATCGCCAACACGTTGCTGCTGGCCGCCGACCCCGGAACCTCGGCGCCGTCCTACCAGGGGTTCGTGACCGAGATGTACCGCGAGCAGAACGGCAGCGCCGACCCCCCGTCGGCGACCCAGCTGGCGACGATGGCCGCGCGCAACGGGGTGTCGGGCCTGGCGATCGCCCGGATCGCGATCGATCTGCCCGCGGTGGACACCGCGGTGATGAACAGCACCAACATGACCCGACTCGAGCAGGTCAACCCGGAGAACCCGGGCACCCCGGCGGTGTACGACCTGAACACCAACGAGGTCGTCGACGCTCAAGGCCCCGGCTGGCTCGACTCCCTTTTCGCGTCGTAG
- a CDS encoding alpha/beta fold hydrolase: protein MTTLAYDDRGSGAAGTVVFIAGRGGAGRGWHLYQVKAFQFAGYRTITFDNRGVGATADADGFTTETMVADTAALIDELVGGPVRLVAVSMGSYIAQELMLARPDLVHSAVLMATRGREDKARSFFRSAEAQLASSGVQLPAEYDAKARLLESFSPKTLNDDAAVADWIAMFTMWPNAPTPGSACQLNVAPQTNRLPAYRAIGAPVLVLGFADDVVIPPHLGREVAEAIPSGRFQLIPDTGHLGFIEAPETVNTAALDFFAEHR, encoded by the coding sequence GTGACCACTTTGGCCTACGACGATCGCGGATCCGGTGCGGCCGGCACCGTGGTGTTCATCGCCGGACGCGGCGGCGCCGGGCGCGGCTGGCATCTCTACCAGGTGAAGGCGTTCCAGTTCGCCGGCTACCGCACCATCACCTTCGACAACCGCGGCGTGGGCGCCACCGCCGACGCCGACGGTTTCACCACCGAGACGATGGTGGCCGACACCGCCGCGCTCATCGACGAGCTCGTCGGCGGCCCGGTGCGCCTCGTCGCGGTGTCGATGGGCTCCTACATCGCCCAGGAGCTGATGCTGGCCCGACCCGACCTGGTGCACTCGGCGGTGCTGATGGCCACACGAGGTCGAGAAGACAAGGCCCGCAGCTTCTTCCGGTCCGCCGAAGCCCAGTTGGCGTCTTCGGGTGTGCAATTGCCGGCCGAATACGATGCCAAAGCGCGGCTGCTGGAGAGCTTCTCGCCCAAGACGCTCAACGACGATGCGGCCGTGGCCGATTGGATCGCGATGTTCACCATGTGGCCGAACGCCCCCACCCCGGGGTCGGCCTGCCAGCTCAACGTCGCCCCACAGACCAACCGGTTGCCCGCCTACCGTGCGATCGGCGCCCCGGTGCTCGTGCTTGGGTTCGCCGACGACGTGGTGATCCCACCGCATCTGGGCCGGGAGGTCGCCGAGGCGATCCCCTCGGGCCGTTTCCAGCTGATCCCCGACACCGGCCATCTGGGCTTCATCGAGGCGCCGGAGACGGTGAACACCGCGGCACTGGACTTCTTCGCCGAGCACCGGTGA
- the menJ gene encoding menaquinone reductase, whose amino-acid sequence MDDSATGVPDDAALVVVGAGPAGSAAAAWAARAGRDVLLIDSAPFPRDKACGDGLTPRAVAELDRLGLSGWLAGHVQHRGLRLSGYGGDVEVAWPGPSFPSTGSAVPRTELDERIRRVAEDCGVRMRLGVKAVGVHHDATGRVRSVQLADGTQVRCASLIVADGARSPLGRVLGRQWHRQTVYGVAARGYLASPRHDEPWLTSHLELRSPDGAVLPGYGWIFPLGNGEVNIGVGALSTTKRQADLALRPLMRYYAELRREEWGFQTDPRAMLSALLPMGGAVSGVAGANWMLVGDAAACVNPLNGEGIDSGLETGRLAAELLDHPDLTRAWPAVLAERYGRSFSLARRLALLLTFQRFLPATGPVAMRSSALMTVAVRVMANLVTDEDADLVARLWRAGGLGSRWIDRRRPFS is encoded by the coding sequence ATGGACGACTCTGCGACCGGCGTGCCCGACGACGCCGCGCTGGTGGTGGTCGGCGCCGGGCCGGCCGGATCGGCGGCCGCGGCGTGGGCGGCGCGCGCCGGACGCGACGTGCTGCTCATCGATTCGGCACCCTTCCCGCGCGACAAGGCCTGCGGCGACGGGCTCACCCCGCGCGCGGTGGCCGAACTCGACCGGCTGGGCCTGTCGGGGTGGCTGGCCGGCCACGTGCAGCATCGCGGTCTGCGGTTGAGCGGATACGGCGGCGACGTCGAGGTCGCCTGGCCGGGACCGTCGTTCCCGTCGACCGGCAGCGCGGTGCCGCGCACCGAGCTCGACGAACGGATCCGCCGCGTCGCCGAGGACTGCGGGGTTCGAATGCGGTTGGGCGTCAAGGCCGTCGGGGTCCACCACGATGCCACCGGCCGGGTGCGCTCGGTGCAGCTGGCCGACGGCACCCAGGTGCGCTGTGCGAGTCTGATCGTCGCCGACGGGGCCCGCTCCCCGCTGGGCCGGGTGCTGGGCCGGCAGTGGCATCGCCAGACCGTCTACGGGGTGGCCGCGCGCGGCTACCTGGCCTCCCCGCGCCACGACGAGCCGTGGCTGACCTCGCATCTGGAGCTGCGCTCGCCCGACGGCGCGGTGCTGCCCGGCTACGGCTGGATCTTCCCCCTGGGCAACGGCGAGGTGAACATCGGGGTGGGCGCGCTGTCGACCACCAAGCGGCAGGCCGATCTGGCGCTGCGCCCCCTGATGCGCTACTACGCCGAGCTGCGCCGCGAGGAGTGGGGCTTTCAGACCGATCCGCGCGCGATGCTCTCGGCGCTGCTGCCGATGGGCGGGGCGGTCTCGGGGGTCGCCGGGGCGAACTGGATGCTGGTCGGCGACGCCGCGGCCTGCGTCAACCCGCTCAACGGCGAGGGCATCGACTCGGGTCTGGAGACCGGGCGCCTGGCCGCCGAGTTGCTCGATCACCCCGATCTGACCCGCGCGTGGCCGGCGGTGCTCGCCGAGCGCTACGGGCGCAGCTTCTCCCTCGCGCGGCGGCTGGCGCTGCTGTTGACGTTCCAGCGGTTTCTGCCGGCCACCGGGCCGGTCGCGATGCGGTCCTCGGCGCTGATGACGGTGGCGGTGCGGGTGATGGCCAACCTGGTCACCGACGAGGACGCCGACCTGGTGGCCCGGCTGTGGCGCGCCGGCGGGCTGGGCTCGAGGTGGATCGACCGGCGCCGGCCGTTCAGCTGA
- the fadD8 gene encoding fatty-acid--CoA ligase FadD8, which yields MSDEQLRNPVHTGHLLAGALQRHRDKPLLFLGETTLTGGELADRISRYVQAFEAVGAGTGSAVALLSLNRPEVLMIIGAGQTQGYRRTALHPLGSLDDHAYVLADAGISSLIIDPTPAFVERAVGLLERVASLRQILTLGPVPAELAEVGVDLTAEAAKYPARPLSVADLPPDHIGGLTYTGGTTGKPKGVIGTVGAITAMTTIQLAEWEWPANPKFLMCTPLSHAGAAFFTPTVVKGGQMVVVPKFDPGEILRIIEEQRITATMLVPSMLYALLDHPDSRTRDLSSLETVYYGASAINPVRLAEAIERFGPIFAQYYGQSEAPMVISYLAKADHDEKRLSSCGRPTLFARTALLGEDGAPVAPGEPGEICVAGPLLAGGYWNLPEATAETFRDGWLHTGDMAREDPDGFWFIVDRVKDMIVTGGFNVFPREIEDVIAEHPAIAQVCVVGAPDDKWGEAVTAVVVLRSDAAGDEAAVATMTAEIQAAVKDRKGSVHSPKQVVVVDALPLTGLGKPDKKAVRARFWEGTGRAVG from the coding sequence ATGAGCGATGAGCAGCTACGCAACCCCGTCCACACCGGGCACCTGCTGGCCGGCGCCCTGCAGCGCCACCGCGACAAGCCGCTGTTGTTCCTCGGGGAGACCACGCTGACCGGCGGAGAGCTGGCCGACCGGATCAGCCGGTACGTGCAGGCGTTCGAGGCGGTCGGCGCCGGCACCGGCTCGGCGGTGGCGCTGCTGTCGCTGAACCGCCCGGAGGTGCTGATGATCATCGGCGCCGGCCAGACCCAGGGCTATCGGCGCACCGCGCTGCACCCGCTGGGCTCGCTCGACGACCACGCCTATGTGCTGGCCGACGCGGGGATCAGCTCGCTGATCATCGACCCCACCCCGGCGTTCGTGGAGCGCGCGGTCGGTCTGCTCGAGCGCGTCGCCTCGCTGCGCCAGATCCTCACCCTCGGCCCGGTGCCCGCGGAGCTGGCGGAGGTCGGCGTGGATCTGACCGCCGAGGCGGCGAAGTATCCGGCGCGCCCGCTCAGCGTCGCCGACCTGCCGCCCGATCACATCGGCGGGCTGACCTACACCGGCGGCACCACCGGCAAACCCAAGGGCGTCATCGGCACGGTCGGGGCGATCACCGCGATGACCACGATCCAGCTCGCCGAGTGGGAGTGGCCGGCGAACCCGAAGTTTTTGATGTGCACCCCGCTGTCGCACGCCGGGGCGGCGTTTTTCACTCCCACCGTGGTCAAGGGCGGCCAGATGGTGGTGGTGCCCAAATTCGATCCGGGTGAGATCCTGCGGATCATCGAGGAGCAGCGGATCACCGCCACGATGCTGGTCCCGTCGATGCTCTACGCGTTGCTCGACCACCCCGACTCGCGCACCCGCGATCTGTCATCGCTGGAGACGGTGTACTACGGCGCCTCGGCGATCAACCCGGTGCGCCTGGCCGAGGCGATCGAGCGGTTCGGCCCGATCTTCGCGCAGTACTACGGTCAGTCCGAGGCCCCCATGGTGATCAGCTATCTGGCCAAGGCCGACCACGACGAGAAGCGCCTGTCCTCCTGCGGGCGGCCCACCCTGTTCGCGCGCACCGCGCTGCTCGGCGAGGACGGCGCCCCGGTGGCCCCCGGTGAACCGGGCGAGATCTGTGTGGCCGGCCCGCTGCTGGCCGGCGGGTACTGGAACCTGCCGGAGGCCACCGCCGAGACGTTCCGCGACGGCTGGCTGCACACCGGCGACATGGCCCGCGAGGACCCCGACGGCTTCTGGTTCATCGTCGACCGGGTCAAGGACATGATCGTCACCGGCGGGTTCAACGTGTTCCCCCGCGAGATCGAAGACGTCATCGCCGAGCATCCGGCGATCGCGCAGGTCTGCGTGGTCGGCGCCCCCGACGACAAATGGGGGGAGGCGGTGACCGCGGTGGTGGTGCTGCGCTCCGACGCCGCCGGTGACGAGGCGGCGGTGGCGACCATGACCGCCGAGATCCAGGCCGCGGTCAAGGACCGCAAGGGCTCGGTGCACTCCCCCAAGCAGGTGGTGGTCGTCGACGCGCTGCCGCTGACCGGGCTGGGCAAACCCGACAAGAAGGCCGTGCGCGCCCGCTTCTGGGAGGGCACCGGCCGCGCCGTGGGCTGA
- the grcC1 gene encoding nonaprenyl/(2E,6E)-farnesyl/geranylgeranyl diphosphat synthase codes for MSTPVNVVAGVDLGDPAFAASVRDAVGRIEELMDTELRSSDALMTEAVTHLFDAGGKRFRPLFTVLAARLGPDPDAWQVTVAGAVIELVHLATLYHDDVMDDAEMRRGAQSANARWSNSIAILAGDYLFATASRLVSRLGPDAVRIIAETFAELVTGQMRETRGSTDDADPIEHYLTVVYEKTACLIAASGRFGATFSGADDAQIERLARLGGIVGTAFQISDDIIDIDSDPDESGKLPGTDLREGVHTLPVLYALSDPGPQSARLKELLVGPIDDDAAVAEALTLLRGSAGMARAKQTVAQYAQRARAELALLPAGAGRDALATLVDYTVTRHG; via the coding sequence GTGAGTACACCGGTGAACGTGGTGGCCGGCGTCGACCTCGGTGACCCGGCGTTCGCCGCGAGCGTCCGCGATGCGGTGGGGCGCATCGAGGAGTTGATGGACACCGAGCTGCGCAGCAGCGACGCGTTGATGACCGAGGCGGTCACCCACCTGTTCGACGCCGGCGGCAAACGGTTCCGTCCGCTGTTCACCGTGCTCGCCGCGCGCCTGGGCCCCGATCCGGACGCCTGGCAGGTCACCGTCGCCGGTGCGGTCATCGAGCTGGTACACCTGGCCACCCTCTACCACGACGACGTGATGGACGACGCCGAGATGCGCCGCGGCGCACAGAGCGCCAACGCCCGGTGGAGCAACAGCATCGCGATCCTGGCCGGGGATTACCTGTTCGCCACCGCCTCGCGGCTGGTGTCGCGGCTGGGCCCCGATGCGGTGCGCATCATCGCCGAGACGTTCGCCGAGCTGGTCACCGGTCAGATGCGCGAGACCCGCGGCAGCACCGACGACGCCGACCCGATCGAGCACTACCTGACGGTGGTCTATGAGAAGACGGCCTGCCTGATCGCCGCGTCGGGGCGTTTCGGGGCGACGTTCTCCGGCGCCGACGACGCCCAGATCGAGCGCCTGGCCCGCCTCGGCGGCATCGTGGGCACCGCGTTTCAGATCTCCGACGACATCATCGACATCGACAGCGACCCCGACGAGTCGGGCAAACTGCCCGGCACCGATCTGCGTGAGGGCGTGCACACCCTGCCGGTGCTCTACGCGCTCAGCGACCCCGGCCCGCAGTCCGCCCGGCTCAAGGAGCTGTTGGTCGGCCCGATCGACGACGACGCGGCGGTCGCCGAGGCGCTGACGCTGCTGCGCGGCTCGGCGGGCATGGCGCGGGCCAAGCAGACCGTCGCGCAGTACGCGCAGCGCGCCCGCGCCGAGCTGGCGCTGCTGCCGGCCGGCGCCGGCCGTGACGCGCTGGCGACCCTGGTCGACTACACCGTCACCCGCCACGGTTGA